CACTGATAAAGATTCTCGCCGGAGCCGTCGGTAAAGATTCCGGTGAAATTTTTCTGAACGGACAACCGGCTGAAATTGAAACGCCCAGCGACGCCCAGCGGTTCGGCATCGCCATCATTTATCAGGAATTCATGTTGATTCCGGCGGTGTCGGTAGCGGAAAATATTTTTTTCGGCAGAATGCCCTTGCGGTGGAAATTTTTTCTCAACAAAAAACTGCTTCATCAACGCGCGCGAACCATGCTGCAGCACGTGGGTTTGAAAGTAGATGTCCAGCAAAAATTATCCGTGCTGCCCGTGGCGCAGCAGCAGATGATCGAAGTCGCAAAAGCGCTATCCGTGAATGCCAACATCATCGTGATGGACGAGCCGTCCGCAGTTTTGACGGGGCATGAATTAGCAAAATTATTTGAAATCATTCGCCAATTGAAGGAAAAAGACGTCGCTTTCATTTATATTTCCCACCGTCTGGAGGAAATATTTGAAATTGCCGACCGCGTCACGGTGCTGCGTGACGGAAAAATTCAGGGTACAAAAGCAATCAATGAAGTGGATCGCGACGGTCTCGTGCAAATGATGGTAGGCAGAGAAATTGAATCGTGGCAGCGAAAGCGCTCTGCCGATTCAAAGAAAGAGGTGATGTTGGAGGTCGAAAATTTGCAAACCAGGAAACTGGCGGAAGCAATAAATCTTAAAATTCACGCTGGCGAAATTTTGGGAGTCGCCGGCCTTGTCGGCTCGGGCAGAACGGAACTGGCGCGGGCGATTCTTGGCGCGGATAAAAAAATCAGCGGCAGCGTGAAATTAGCCGGTAAAAAACTGATTATCAAATCTCCGGCAGATGCAATCAAGGCGGGCATCGGTTTTGTTCCGGAAGACAGAAAAGATCAGGGGTTGTTTTTTGATTTGAACCTCATGGCAAATATGACCATTTCCAATTTATCTGCCCTGACGCGACGCGGCATGATTAAAAAAAAATTAGAGAAACAAACCGCCGAGTCGCTTTCAAAGCAATTGCGGATCAAACTAAGCTCGCTCACGGACAGCGTCAATAGTTTGAGCGGCGGCAATCAGCAGAAAATAATTCTCTCGCGCTGGTTCAGCGGCAATGTGAAAACAGTCATTTTCGACGAGCCGACTCGCGGCGTGGATGTCGCTGCTAAAGTGCAAATCCACGAATTAATTCACAAGTTGACGGAACAGGGCATCGCAGTGATGATTATTTCTTCGGAACTGCCGGAAATTCTCAAAATGAGCGACCGAATCATCGTCATGCGCGAAGGTCGGATCGTCGGCGAGTTTCCCAGGGGGAAAGCGACAGAAGGGAAAATTGTTTCGCTGGCTTCTTAATTTTTTCGACTCAATGCAAATCGGATTTTTCATTTCAAATAAAGAATTTTCCGCCGCGCAATTTGATTTCCTGCTTGCAAATTTATCAAATAAACACCGCTGGTGAGCAAATTCCCCGAGTAATCTTTCCCGTCCCAGAAAAGGTGAAAACTGCCGGATGGTTGCGTTTCGCGGAACAGGGTGCGGACTGTCTGCCCGAGCAGGTTCAAAACCTTCAGTTCCACCAAGCCTGATTTTGGCACTCGATAATTTATTTGAGTCAATGAGTTGAACGGATTGGGAAAGTTTGAAAGTAAGTTTTCATTTTCGGATACGCAGATATTTTTCTCTGCTGTTTCCACTGCCGTGGTTGCACTAAATTTGACAATAGAAATGCTGAAGGGGGGACAATCGACAGGGACGGTCTGTATGGCTTGCCCGGATTCAACCGAAGAAAAGCAGCTTGTGATTCGATTCTGGGCGTAGCGAAAAATTTCATAACTGTTCATGCCGTCGGGGACGGAAATGGTGGCGGTCCTGTTTGACTCGTTGTACTTGTTGATTAAAATGACGCTCACGCCGCCGTCGACGCGGCGAATGGCAAACGGCTGGATGACGTACGAATGGACATTCATGCCACCGTGGTGGAGAACGTCTGACTTCGGCGTCTCATTTGTCGCGCAGCCAATTATCTGTGCGTCTGGCTTGAGACCTGCCACATCAATTAAAAATTTCCATGAAAAGTAGGGCGGCAATTCCCTGAATTCCGGAAACCAGTTCAAAATCCCGTACCCGCCGATAGTCTCCCAGTGCAGCGTGATGTCGAAGCCACCTTTGGCGCCGTGCAGCAAAGCCGCCGCCTGATACACGCCGCCAAAAATATTCGTATTTCGCGGATCAGTCCAGAGTTCGCCGTCTTTTTTCCAGACGGCGCTGACATTGTAGGCGTCGAGAACGAGTGTGCCCGACCACTTTCCTCCGACCATGTCTTTGATTTTCAGCGGCGCTTCCTCGTACCAGATTGTCCTGTCCATGATCAACGCGTCTGAATCATCGCCGTCCCAGGAAATGAATAAATTGACTGAAACGAAATCGAGGTCATTTTTTCCTTCGGGTTCATTGAGAACATAATTCGCCCAATGTCCGTTTTCCCAACCGCCAAAACTTGAGGGACCGCCGCATTGAATTTCGGGCTTGACATTTTTGACCTGCTTTGCCGCGCGCAAAAATAGCTGGGCGCATTTCTTGAACGGAAGATAATAATCGCGATCCGGGTACAGCATGTTGGGCTCGTCGAAAAAAATAATCATGTCCAGATCGTTTTTGTAGCGATTGGCAAACTCAAAGACAGCGGCCTCCCATTCAGCCAATCCGTCCGCGTCATTCCACCACGGATCTGTTGGCGTTCCAGTGAACCATTGCTCACTCTGATAAATGCAGGGAAGCGGCTTGTAGTTGAGACTGGTGATTTCCGCCACTTTTTTATCCAGTTCTTCCCAATTCCAAACGTTCGGCGCCGGATGAAAATCAGCGACTTTTGCCCAGATTCGGACGCGCTGCAATTTGAGCTTTGCCAATTTATCTGTCGCATTATTGTTGTCGTAAGTGTCAGCGTGATATTGAATGCCGAAAAAATCTGCACCAAGGGTCTGATAAATTGTATCGCTGACGGTAATTGCCGCAGTTTGTGAAAGCAGAACACTGACTGAAAGAAAAAATGCCACGAACAAACTTAATATTGAGTACGCCAAATGCGAAGGTAAGTTTTTGTCAAGCCGAAAATTCATAAACTCCCAAACTCCAAAAATTTTTGCCTGAATAGCGAGGCCCTTGCCAGCCACGGGACAAAAATTCCTTTGAAATAAATCTATTTAAAAAGCCATGACCGATCAAAATTGCAGATTCATTTTCCTTTGCTATTTCGATGAGCTTTTGCGCAGCGGAGGCTGCTCTTTTCCTGGCCTCACGGTAAGATTCGCTGTTGGCGGAATAGCCAAAAAACCAGATAACTCTGAAAAGAATTGACCAGACGAAGGGTGAAAGACTGAAAAAGGGGGAATTTGGATACGGCAAGTCCAACTCTCGGAACAAAGGATCGACAAGGCCGGGATTTAATCCAAGAGCACGCGCCGAGTCCAGCGAGCGTTGTAAATCACTGCAAACGACAATCTTGCATGTTTTTGCCGCCGCAACGGCATTTTCAGGCGGTGTTTCTTTTTCGCTGAGACCCGCTGCGTTGTACGCGTCGATTATTTTGCGCATTTCGTTAGCTTTCATTTTTTCAGGATAATGAACGTCGGGCCTGCCGTGTCTGAGCAAAACAATTCGCATTTGTAATAACCTTTTTCAGAAAAATTTAACGGGCAATTTGTTCAATTCTTAATAAATTGGGCACTTTTGGCGCAAAGCAACGCGTACTGGGGCAATTTTTCTTCTTTGCTGAGGTTAATCCGCTTAATTGTCGAAAAAACAGCATTTCAGAGAAAAACTAATGTGTTTGTGCTGAATTGAGCAGCCCTTTTTTCACGAACCCAATCAGCCTCGGGTCTGTCCCAAAAATGCCGACTCTATTCCAGTAGTCCATGGCTTCTTTGAGCGCTTTTTCCCCTTTGCCAATCGATCCGGGCGAAAATAAGCGTAAACCTTTCCGTACAAAATATCCGGAAGTGCATCATCCGGGAATTTTTCGCAGATGTTCAGAATTTCTGTGAATTTTCTTAACGCCATGTAGCTGTGAATTGCTGACATTCGTGCGCCCTGATTGTCATTTTGCGGCTTCCTTTTTTGGCTGAATCAATTTTTTTTAATTTAATCATTTTTTTCGGTAAAAGGCAATAGATTTTTTGGCAGAACGGAGAATTTTGAAAATAGTTGTCTCTGTGGAAAACTTGACAATTCAATTTGAAAAATGTAGGTGAAAATTCTGCCTCTTTGAATCTTTTTGAATATCATTTCATCAAAAAAAGAGTCAGGAGGAAAAAACAAAATGAAAAAGCTCACGGAAAATAAATTGAAAGATTATTTGGCGTCGCTTGAGGGCCGAATAGACGCCTGCTGCGACAAGCACGTCGCAGAGCTGCTGAAAGACGTCATTTTTGAGGAAGCGAAAGAGCGGTTCGATGAGGTCTCGTTAGTTTCGCTGAAGACTGCCATCGAGAAAATGATCAACAAGAAATTTTCCATTGAATAAAAAAATAGAACGACGTTTGTTATGAAAGTTGGGAGACTGAAATGAATGTAGAGATTAAACAAGTTGATGGCTTAACATTGGTCGGAAAAGCGGATTCCGGACACTGGGTCGCGATGGACGGGGGAGAAAAAGTTGGCGGAAATGACGCCGGAACTCGCCCCATGGAATTATTACTCATGTCACTTGGCGGCTGCACCGGAATGGATGTGATTTCTATTTTGCAAAAAAAACGTACCCCGTTCACGAAAGTGAACATGCGTCTTGAGGCAGAGCGAGCAGATGAACACCCGAAAGTTTTCACGAAAATAAAAATCACGTTTTTGGTCTATGGCGATAAAGATAAAATC
The window above is part of the Calditrichota bacterium genome. Proteins encoded here:
- a CDS encoding sugar ABC transporter ATP-binding protein encodes the protein MNEIVLQMKNIRKKYPGVLALDNVNFDLRRGEVHALVGENGAGKSTLIKILAGAVGKDSGEIFLNGQPAEIETPSDAQRFGIAIIYQEFMLIPAVSVAENIFFGRMPLRWKFFLNKKLLHQRARTMLQHVGLKVDVQQKLSVLPVAQQQMIEVAKALSVNANIIVMDEPSAVLTGHELAKLFEIIRQLKEKDVAFIYISHRLEEIFEIADRVTVLRDGKIQGTKAINEVDRDGLVQMMVGREIESWQRKRSADSKKEVMLEVENLQTRKLAEAINLKIHAGEILGVAGLVGSGRTELARAILGADKKISGSVKLAGKKLIIKSPADAIKAGIGFVPEDRKDQGLFFDLNLMANMTISNLSALTRRGMIKKKLEKQTAESLSKQLRIKLSSLTDSVNSLSGGNQQKIILSRWFSGNVKTVIFDEPTRGVDVAAKVQIHELIHKLTEQGIAVMIISSELPEILKMSDRIIVMREGRIVGEFPRGKATEGKIVSLAS
- a CDS encoding T9SS type A sorting domain-containing protein, which translates into the protein MNFRLDKNLPSHLAYSILSLFVAFFLSVSVLLSQTAAITVSDTIYQTLGADFFGIQYHADTYDNNNATDKLAKLKLQRVRIWAKVADFHPAPNVWNWEELDKKVAEITSLNYKPLPCIYQSEQWFTGTPTDPWWNDADGLAEWEAAVFEFANRYKNDLDMIIFFDEPNMLYPDRDYYLPFKKCAQLFLRAAKQVKNVKPEIQCGGPSSFGGWENGHWANYVLNEPEGKNDLDFVSVNLFISWDGDDSDALIMDRTIWYEEAPLKIKDMVGGKWSGTLVLDAYNVSAVWKKDGELWTDPRNTNIFGGVYQAAALLHGAKGGFDITLHWETIGGYGILNWFPEFRELPPYFSWKFLIDVAGLKPDAQIIGCATNETPKSDVLHHGGMNVHSYVIQPFAIRRVDGGVSVILINKYNESNRTATISVPDGMNSYEIFRYAQNRITSCFSSVESGQAIQTVPVDCPPFSISIVKFSATTAVETAEKNICVSENENLLSNFPNPFNSLTQINYRVPKSGLVELKVLNLLGQTVRTLFRETQPSGSFHLFWDGKDYSGNLLTSGVYLINLQAGNQIARRKILYLK
- a CDS encoding phosphoglycerate mutase family protein produces the protein MRIVLLRHGRPDVHYPEKMKANEMRKIIDAYNAAGLSEKETPPENAVAAAKTCKIVVCSDLQRSLDSARALGLNPGLVDPLFRELDLPYPNSPFFSLSPFVWSILFRVIWFFGYSANSESYREARKRAASAAQKLIEIAKENESAILIGHGFLNRFISKEFLSRGWQGPRYSGKNFWSLGVYEFSA
- a CDS encoding OsmC family protein, which encodes MNVEIKQVDGLTLVGKADSGHWVAMDGGEKVGGNDAGTRPMELLLMSLGGCTGMDVISILQKKRTPFTKVNMRLEAERADEHPKVFTKIKITFLVYGDKDKIKAADVERAIELSSTKYCSASSMLKKTAEISYQYEVIDTK